A window of Lacibacter sediminis contains these coding sequences:
- a CDS encoding VPS10 domain-containing protein produces the protein MFKNCLLKVTPVLSFLLFVLTTNAQIKPTPADERLKGMQVRKEMEKKSLLKDVKFRNIGPSVMSGRVNDVEVNPEDPTEFYVAYASGGLWHTKNNGQSFTPIFDNEDVMTIGDIAVKWYGSRVIWVGTGEVNSSRSSYAGNGVYKSSDNGKTWEYLGLPESHHIGKVQLHPTDPNTAWVAALGHLYSANKERGVYKTIDGGKTWKLTLAVDDNTGAVEMEMNPNNPNELYAAMWHRTRRGWTFTESGPTSGIYKSMDGGNTWSNITAPGSGFAEGKKLGRIGLSVFAQNPNIVYAVIDNYNPLPDTAKKKLVSDTVLQLDQFKTMTIDKFLAIDDKKLDTFMRRQRYPAKYTAASVKEMVRAGKIQPVAMWDYFDAGDDGFSNSGIKGCEVYRSDDAGKTWKLVNNKLPQVFSTYGYYFAKIYVSPTNADKIVILGVNAWMSTDAGKSFKNIEGRNVHSDHHALWINPKKDSHMINGNDGGINITYDNGANWFKANSASLGQFYAIAVDDAKPYNVYGGLQDNGTWFGPSNNRETVDWHDNGSYAFKSIGGGDGMQVQVDTRDNTTVYAGSQFGAYSRANKNAPFAGRVSVRPQHELGEKPLRFNWQSPILLSRHNQDVFYFGTNRFHRSFNKGENSVNLSSDLTGGRKEGNVPFGTLVTMSESPLRFGLIYTGSDDGFIHITKDGGYSWSAVHTKLPKNVQGLYVSRVIASKYKESRVYVTLNGYRNDHFAAWVFVSEDYGITWKQIFTDLPAEPVNVIREDPKQENLLYVGTDHGLYVSFDGGASSQAWMSELPRVAIHDIAIQERENEIVLGTHGRSIYIASLSEAQKLAADKAYYDKKKADLK, from the coding sequence ATGTTCAAAAATTGCCTGCTCAAAGTTACCCCTGTTCTTTCGTTTCTGCTCTTTGTTCTTACAACTAATGCACAAATTAAGCCAACCCCTGCCGATGAAAGACTGAAAGGCATGCAGGTGCGTAAGGAAATGGAGAAGAAATCTTTGTTAAAAGATGTAAAGTTCCGCAATATCGGTCCGTCGGTCATGAGCGGAAGGGTAAATGATGTGGAAGTGAACCCTGAAGATCCTACTGAATTTTATGTGGCTTATGCCAGCGGTGGTTTGTGGCATACCAAAAACAACGGACAATCTTTTACACCCATTTTCGATAACGAAGATGTGATGACCATTGGCGACATTGCTGTAAAATGGTATGGTAGTCGTGTGATATGGGTGGGCACTGGTGAAGTAAACAGCAGTCGTTCATCTTACGCAGGTAATGGTGTGTACAAAAGCAGCGATAATGGAAAAACATGGGAATACCTTGGTTTGCCTGAAAGTCATCATATAGGTAAGGTGCAGTTGCATCCAACCGATCCTAATACTGCATGGGTGGCAGCACTGGGTCATTTATATTCAGCAAACAAAGAACGTGGTGTGTATAAAACAATTGATGGCGGTAAAACATGGAAACTCACATTAGCTGTTGATGATAACACAGGTGCTGTTGAAATGGAAATGAATCCTAACAACCCGAATGAATTGTATGCAGCGATGTGGCACCGTACCCGTCGTGGCTGGACGTTTACAGAAAGCGGCCCTACAAGTGGTATTTATAAAAGCATGGATGGTGGTAATACCTGGAGCAACATTACAGCACCCGGCAGTGGATTTGCAGAAGGAAAGAAACTCGGCCGTATTGGATTGAGTGTGTTTGCCCAAAATCCAAATATCGTTTATGCAGTTATTGACAACTATAATCCATTACCTGATACGGCAAAGAAAAAACTCGTGAGTGATACTGTTCTTCAGCTCGATCAGTTTAAAACAATGACCATTGATAAGTTTCTGGCCATTGATGATAAAAAGCTGGATACGTTTATGCGCAGGCAACGCTATCCTGCAAAGTATACAGCAGCATCAGTAAAAGAAATGGTGCGTGCAGGAAAAATTCAACCTGTTGCCATGTGGGATTATTTTGATGCCGGTGATGATGGTTTCAGCAACAGCGGTATCAAAGGATGTGAAGTATACCGCAGTGATGATGCCGGTAAAACATGGAAACTGGTGAATAATAAATTGCCGCAGGTGTTCAGCACCTATGGTTATTACTTCGCAAAAATTTACGTGTCGCCAACAAATGCAGATAAGATAGTGATACTTGGTGTAAATGCATGGATGAGTACCGATGCAGGAAAGAGCTTTAAAAATATTGAAGGAAGAAATGTGCATTCTGATCATCATGCGTTGTGGATCAATCCCAAAAAAGATTCACACATGATCAATGGAAATGATGGCGGTATAAATATTACTTACGATAATGGTGCAAACTGGTTTAAAGCTAACTCCGCTTCGCTTGGTCAGTTTTATGCCATTGCGGTTGATGATGCAAAACCTTACAATGTATATGGCGGTTTGCAGGATAACGGTACATGGTTTGGCCCAAGCAACAACCGTGAAACAGTTGACTGGCATGATAACGGCAGCTATGCGTTTAAATCAATTGGTGGCGGCGATGGTATGCAGGTGCAGGTTGATACAAGAGATAACACAACTGTTTATGCAGGTTCACAATTTGGTGCTTATAGTCGTGCTAATAAAAATGCTCCGTTTGCCGGTCGTGTAAGTGTGCGTCCGCAACATGAGCTTGGCGAAAAGCCATTGCGTTTTAACTGGCAGTCACCCATCCTCTTATCAAGACATAACCAGGATGTATTTTATTTTGGTACCAATCGTTTTCACCGCAGCTTCAACAAAGGTGAAAACAGTGTAAATCTCAGCAGCGATCTTACCGGTGGAAGAAAAGAAGGCAATGTCCCCTTTGGTACATTGGTAACCATGAGTGAATCGCCTTTACGTTTTGGTTTGATCTACACGGGTAGCGATGATGGCTTTATCCATATAACAAAAGATGGTGGTTATAGCTGGAGTGCTGTTCATACAAAATTACCCAAGAATGTACAGGGGCTTTATGTAAGCCGTGTCATTGCATCGAAATACAAAGAGAGCAGGGTGTATGTTACATTGAATGGTTATCGTAACGATCATTTTGCAGCATGGGTATTTGTAAGTGAAGATTATGGCATCACCTGGAAACAGATCTTTACTGATCTGCCTGCAGAACCGGTGAATGTGATTCGTGAAGATCCGAAGCAGGAGAACCTTTTGTATGTTGGAACTGATCATGGATTATATGTATCGTTTGATGGTGGTGCAAGCAGCCAGGCATGGATGAGTGAGTTGCCACGTGTGGCCATTCATGATATTGCTATCCAGGAAAGAGAAAATGAAATTGTGCTGGGAACACATGGTCGCAGTATTTATATTGCTTCTCTTAGCGAAGCTCAAAAACTGGCTGCCGACAAGGCTTATTACGACAAGAAAAAAGCAGATTTAAAATAA
- a CDS encoding pirin family protein encodes MSNINLIIEERAVNIGKFMVGRLLPFRQKRMVGPFIYIDHMGPVQMNERENVDVFAHPHIGLSTLTFLFEGSMMHRDTIGTEVEIKPGAVNWMTAGKGIVHSERTPEYLRHSSKSMHGLQIWVALPKELEQMEPEFFHIEKEQIPAWEEDGLQYKLIAGEACGRKSPVPVYSKLYLIEIKADTTQTVKLGSELYGESGLYILEGSIESEDNVFAPKQLLIAKDSKLCEFTIRAGSSIYIFGGETFPEERFIDWNFVSSDKALIEEAKQKWIAQKFDKIKGEENDFVPYPAPKR; translated from the coding sequence ATGTCAAACATCAATCTCATTATCGAAGAACGTGCAGTTAACATTGGAAAGTTTATGGTGGGCAGGTTGCTTCCGTTCCGTCAAAAAAGAATGGTGGGCCCGTTTATTTATATCGATCATATGGGTCCGGTACAAATGAACGAGCGTGAGAACGTTGATGTGTTTGCGCATCCGCACATCGGACTTAGTACACTCACGTTTTTATTTGAAGGAAGCATGATGCACCGTGATACCATTGGTACAGAAGTGGAAATTAAACCAGGTGCGGTGAACTGGATGACGGCCGGCAAAGGAATTGTTCATTCAGAACGTACACCTGAATACCTGCGACATTCAAGTAAATCAATGCATGGCTTGCAGATATGGGTGGCTTTGCCGAAAGAGCTCGAGCAAATGGAACCTGAATTTTTTCACATTGAAAAAGAACAGATACCTGCCTGGGAAGAAGATGGGTTGCAGTATAAATTAATTGCCGGTGAAGCATGCGGCAGAAAATCGCCTGTGCCCGTTTACAGTAAATTGTATTTGATCGAGATCAAAGCTGACACTACACAAACCGTGAAGTTAGGAAGCGAGTTGTATGGCGAATCGGGTTTGTATATTCTTGAAGGGAGTATCGAAAGCGAAGACAATGTGTTTGCCCCAAAACAATTACTGATTGCAAAAGACAGCAAGCTATGCGAGTTTACCATTAGAGCAGGCAGCAGCATTTATATTTTTGGAGGCGAAACTTTTCCTGAAGAACGTTTTATTGATTGGAACTTTGTATCATCCGATAAAGCACTCATTGAAGAAGCAAAACAAAAATGGATCGCACAGAAATTTGATAAAATAAAAGGAGAGGAAAATGATTTTGTTCCTTATCCGGCACCGAAGAGATAA
- a CDS encoding pyridoxine 5'-phosphate synthase, giving the protein MTKLSVNINKFATLRNSRGGNRPNVLQAAIDAQKFGADGVTVHPRPDERHIRYDDVRQIKQIITTEFNIEGNCREQSFVDLVLEVKPDQVTLVPDTLGQLTSDHGWDTIQNKKYLIDMIAVFKNAGIRTSIFVDPEIRMIEGAVETGTDRIELYTEGYAKRYTTDPREAVQQYLVAATRARSMGLGINAGHDLDLQNLHYLVQTIPWIDEVSIGHALVCDALYLGYENAVQLYKRQLNVE; this is encoded by the coding sequence ATGACGAAGCTCTCCGTTAACATCAACAAATTTGCCACGCTCCGCAATAGTCGTGGTGGTAACAGGCCAAACGTTTTGCAGGCTGCTATTGATGCACAAAAATTTGGCGCTGATGGTGTAACCGTTCATCCACGACCTGATGAGCGGCATATCCGTTATGATGATGTGCGACAGATCAAACAGATTATCACTACTGAATTTAATATTGAAGGTAATTGCCGTGAGCAATCATTTGTTGATCTGGTGCTGGAAGTAAAACCCGATCAGGTAACACTGGTGCCCGATACATTGGGACAACTCACCAGCGATCATGGTTGGGATACCATTCAGAATAAGAAGTACCTGATTGATATGATTGCGGTGTTTAAAAACGCCGGCATACGCACTTCGATTTTTGTTGATCCTGAAATAAGAATGATCGAAGGTGCAGTTGAAACCGGAACCGATCGCATTGAACTTTATACCGAGGGGTATGCCAAACGTTATACAACCGATCCCCGAGAAGCTGTGCAGCAATACCTGGTTGCGGCTACTCGTGCCCGTTCGATGGGCTTAGGTATCAATGCCGGTCATGATCTTGATCTGCAGAATCTGCATTATCTCGTGCAAACCATTCCCTGGATCGATGAAGTGAGTATTGGTCATGCATTGGTTTGCGATGCATTGTATCTAGGTTATGAAAATGCTGTGCAGTTATACAAGCGACAGTTGAATGTGGAGTAG
- a CDS encoding Tex family protein, whose translation MTEFSSKIAGLLSLRVQQVEAVIELLNEGATIPFIARYRKDKTGNLDEVAIQQIQDQAKFLKEFTERKTFIEKTITEQGKMTDALQAKLDKATTLNELEDIYLPYKPKRKTKAQTARENGLEPLALLLLEQKDISVAEQAATFINDKVATADDALQGARDIISEMVNEDANVRAKLRKFFEDEALVKSTVMKDKEADGVKFKDYFDFSEPVHKIPSHRILAILRGFTEGILKMSIEPEEELAIELIDAQYVKGMSESTTHVKKAIKDAYKRLLQPSLETEFRSLLKQKGDEEAITVFAENLRQLLLSSPLGSKRILALDPGYRTGCKVVCLDEKGELQTTDLIFIHEPGKLYTSEMTIRHLVNAFQTQVFAIGDGTAGRETEQFIKKLNLGLPIFLVNEDGASVYSASEVAREEFPDKDVTVRGAVSIGRRLMDPLAELVKIDPKSIGVGQYQHDVNQVRLKERLDQTVVSCVNQVGVNLNTASKHLLSYVSGINSSIAENIVKYRNEIGRFSSRKQLLKVPRLGDKAFEQCAGFLRITDGENALDKSAVHPEAYSVVEQMANDLQLKVEELIGNETTIKQISAKKYVSETIGELTITDILKELVKPGLDPRSEVQAFEYANIFKIEEVTAGMVIPGIVTNLTRFGAFVDIGVKQDGLVHVSEISHDYITDPAEKLKLNDKVMVKVVEVDIPRKRIALSIKQTQEAPARGTRLNKNPSAKFQKKEEDLSNLSVNDALAALKNKFKK comes from the coding sequence ATGACAGAATTTTCATCAAAGATCGCAGGCTTACTGAGCCTGCGTGTGCAGCAGGTCGAGGCCGTGATCGAATTATTGAACGAAGGAGCCACTATTCCGTTTATTGCCCGTTACCGTAAAGACAAAACCGGCAACCTCGATGAGGTGGCTATTCAACAGATACAGGACCAGGCAAAATTTCTGAAAGAGTTTACCGAACGTAAAACCTTTATTGAAAAAACAATTACTGAACAAGGTAAGATGACGGATGCTTTGCAGGCAAAGCTTGATAAAGCAACAACCCTAAATGAACTGGAAGATATTTACCTCCCCTACAAACCCAAACGCAAAACAAAAGCGCAAACTGCAAGAGAAAATGGCTTAGAACCTTTGGCTTTGTTGTTACTTGAGCAAAAGGATATTTCGGTAGCCGAACAGGCTGCTACTTTTATTAATGATAAAGTGGCAACAGCAGATGATGCCTTGCAAGGTGCAAGGGATATTATTTCGGAGATGGTGAATGAAGATGCGAATGTGCGTGCCAAGCTGCGTAAGTTCTTTGAAGATGAAGCGTTGGTGAAGAGCACTGTGATGAAAGACAAAGAAGCCGATGGCGTTAAATTCAAAGACTATTTTGATTTCAGTGAGCCCGTGCATAAAATTCCTTCACATCGAATACTTGCAATTCTCCGTGGATTTACAGAAGGTATTTTAAAGATGAGTATTGAACCTGAAGAAGAACTGGCTATTGAGTTGATCGATGCACAGTATGTAAAAGGCATGAGCGAAAGCACTACGCATGTAAAGAAAGCAATCAAAGATGCTTATAAACGTTTACTGCAACCAAGTCTGGAAACAGAATTCCGTTCGCTGTTAAAACAAAAAGGCGATGAAGAAGCGATTACTGTATTTGCAGAAAACCTTCGCCAATTGTTGTTGAGCAGTCCGCTGGGCAGCAAACGTATTCTTGCACTTGATCCCGGTTACCGCACCGGTTGTAAAGTTGTGTGCTTAGATGAAAAAGGCGAACTGCAAACAACTGATCTCATTTTTATTCATGAGCCTGGTAAACTTTATACTTCTGAAATGACCATCCGTCATTTGGTGAATGCATTCCAGACACAGGTATTTGCCATTGGTGATGGAACTGCAGGAAGAGAAACCGAACAGTTCATTAAAAAATTAAATCTTGGTTTGCCGATTTTTTTGGTGAATGAAGATGGTGCATCTGTTTACAGTGCAAGCGAAGTGGCACGTGAAGAATTCCCTGATAAAGATGTAACGGTACGTGGTGCTGTAAGTATCGGTCGGCGTTTGATGGACCCATTGGCTGAATTAGTAAAGATCGATCCGAAAAGTATTGGCGTTGGACAATACCAGCATGACGTAAACCAGGTGCGTTTAAAAGAACGTCTCGATCAGACAGTAGTGAGTTGTGTAAACCAGGTAGGCGTTAACTTAAATACAGCCAGCAAACATTTGCTAAGCTATGTAAGTGGTATTAATAGCAGCATTGCAGAAAATATTGTGAAGTACAGAAATGAGATCGGCCGCTTCTCATCACGTAAGCAATTATTAAAAGTGCCTCGCCTCGGCGACAAAGCATTTGAACAATGTGCAGGTTTCTTACGCATCACTGATGGAGAAAATGCATTGGATAAAAGCGCCGTACATCCTGAAGCCTATTCTGTGGTTGAACAAATGGCCAATGATTTACAATTGAAAGTGGAAGAACTGATCGGTAATGAAACAACCATCAAACAGATCTCTGCTAAAAAATATGTGAGTGAAACAATTGGTGAATTAACAATTACTGATATCCTGAAAGAATTGGTGAAGCCCGGTCTTGACCCACGTAGTGAAGTACAGGCATTTGAATATGCTAACATATTCAAAATTGAAGAAGTAACGGCAGGCATGGTGATACCGGGTATTGTTACTAACCTTACACGCTTTGGTGCATTCGTTGATATTGGTGTGAAGCAGGATGGATTAGTACACGTATCTGAAATTTCACATGATTACATTACTGATCCTGCAGAAAAATTAAAATTGAATGATAAAGTAATGGTGAAAGTGGTTGAGGTAGATATTCCACGTAAACGGATTGCTTTATCCATCAAACAAACACAGGAAGCACCTGCAAGAGGCACAAGGCTGAATAAAAACCCAAGCGCCAAATTCCAAAAGAAGGAAGAAGATTTAAGCAACCTTAGTGTAAATGATGCTTTGGCGGCTTTGAAGAATAAGTTTAAGAAATAG
- a CDS encoding porin family protein has product MKIKLICLAFFAVTISSVSAQNSSVFIKAGYNMANISVTESGNIDEARMLSSFHVGLQGDIPVIKNILSIQPGLLFTGKGAKFQQGSTSDASYYRESTNPMYLEVPVNVVVKAPLGDGAKFFAGAGPYVAMGIAGRNKVEGKLFGVAFDSNEKINFSNDDPTTSGEEGAGYGILRRFDYGLNGTIGFEGEKAMFSVNYGLGLAKIQSGTNSNADDKNKHRVLSFTVGFRL; this is encoded by the coding sequence ATGAAAATCAAACTTATTTGTCTTGCTTTTTTTGCTGTAACGATCAGTAGCGTGTCAGCACAAAACTCTTCAGTATTTATTAAAGCCGGCTATAACATGGCGAATATCTCTGTTACTGAAAGTGGAAATATTGATGAAGCACGAATGCTTTCCAGTTTCCATGTAGGTTTACAAGGTGATATTCCGGTAATTAAAAATATTCTTTCTATTCAACCCGGTCTCCTTTTTACAGGAAAAGGAGCAAAATTTCAACAAGGCAGCACCAGCGATGCCAGTTACTATCGTGAGTCTACAAACCCAATGTATCTGGAAGTGCCTGTTAATGTAGTTGTGAAAGCACCATTAGGTGATGGAGCAAAGTTTTTTGCAGGCGCAGGTCCTTATGTAGCTATGGGAATTGCGGGGCGCAATAAAGTGGAGGGTAAGTTATTTGGAGTTGCGTTCGACAGCAATGAGAAAATTAATTTTTCAAACGACGATCCAACCACATCTGGAGAAGAAGGTGCAGGTTATGGCATTCTTCGTCGTTTCGATTATGGTTTAAATGGCACCATTGGATTTGAAGGTGAAAAAGCAATGTTCTCTGTCAACTATGGATTGGGATTGGCTAAAATTCAATCGGGCACTAACAGTAATGCGGATGATAAAAATAAACATAGAGTCCTGAGTTTTACAGTCGGTTTCCGTTTGTAA
- a CDS encoding c-type cytochrome, whose translation MRKSYLSLIMGLVFITISFSKCADNEQSQTVGESATGSEKNKFGGYETKEKWGEHLVTIAGCNDCHTPKIMTPQGPVDDSSLMLSGHPASLPAPDVDRKQTESKGLVVTADFTAWIGPWGISYSANLTPHETGTGNWTERQFVYAIRNSISKGIPGSRSLMPPMSMMPVKHMTDDELKAIFAYLRTVKPVENNSVQPTPPVLAAKH comes from the coding sequence ATGCGTAAGTCATATTTATCGCTTATCATGGGCTTGGTATTCATTACCATTTCGTTTAGTAAATGCGCTGATAACGAACAATCCCAAACAGTGGGTGAGTCTGCCACAGGATCAGAAAAAAACAAATTCGGAGGTTATGAAACAAAGGAAAAATGGGGGGAGCATCTCGTTACCATTGCCGGTTGCAATGATTGTCATACACCAAAGATTATGACACCCCAAGGGCCGGTTGATGACAGCAGCTTGATGTTATCGGGTCACCCTGCCAGTTTGCCTGCACCGGATGTTGACAGGAAGCAAACGGAAAGTAAAGGGCTGGTGGTTACCGCTGATTTTACCGCCTGGATAGGTCCATGGGGAATTTCTTATTCAGCTAATCTTACGCCACACGAAACAGGAACCGGCAATTGGACCGAGCGGCAATTTGTTTATGCTATCAGGAACAGTATCAGTAAAGGAATTCCGGGATCACGGTCATTGATGCCACCCATGTCTATGATGCCCGTTAAACATATGACAGATGATGAGCTGAAAGCAATATTTGCTTACCTGAGAACAGTTAAGCCTGTTGAGAATAATTCGGTTCAGCCAACGCCTCCTGTGTTAGCAGCAAAACATTAA
- a CDS encoding cupin domain-containing protein yields MNYILPHAIENVLGEKLVFLSAEKGEEGDKLIVENFVDPGFGPIMHTHWLQDESLTVVKGRIGYMVKGGTEQFAGEGETVLFKRGVAHRFWNAGEEELHCRGWIYPAHNIVFYLTSIFEAQNKSGKAQPEAFDGAYLITRYKSEFDVDIIPPFVKKVILPVTCFIGKLLGKYKHFEHAPAPVRK; encoded by the coding sequence ATGAACTACATCTTGCCACATGCCATTGAAAATGTACTGGGTGAAAAACTTGTATTCCTATCAGCCGAAAAAGGAGAGGAAGGAGATAAACTGATCGTTGAGAATTTTGTAGATCCGGGTTTTGGTCCCATCATGCATACACATTGGTTGCAGGATGAAAGTCTTACTGTTGTAAAAGGACGTATCGGTTATATGGTAAAAGGCGGCACTGAACAATTTGCCGGCGAAGGAGAAACAGTGCTGTTTAAACGTGGAGTAGCGCACCGGTTTTGGAATGCAGGCGAAGAAGAATTGCATTGCAGGGGATGGATCTATCCTGCCCATAACATTGTGTTTTATCTTACTTCCATTTTTGAAGCGCAAAACAAATCGGGCAAAGCACAGCCCGAAGCATTTGATGGCGCTTATCTCATCACCCGTTATAAATCAGAATTCGATGTAGATATTATACCGCCGTTTGTAAAAAAAGTGATTCTTCCCGTTACCTGTTTTATTGGTAAGCTGTTGGGCAAGTACAAACACTTTGAGCATGCACCGGCGCCGGTAAGAAAATAA
- a CDS encoding DUF2911 domain-containing protein, translating to MKRITSLLSAFTLFVAFTACAQNQKPSPPASTEFKAGGANIKISYSAPSVKGREIWGKLVPYGEVWRTGANEATVFETDKDIKVEGKTLPAGKYGLFTVPGKDEWVIVFNKTWKQWGAYQYKATDDALRVTVKPAAGEMTETLKIDGATDGVTIKWEKLSVPFKISQ from the coding sequence ATGAAACGTATAACAAGTCTATTGTCTGCCTTTACGTTATTCGTAGCGTTTACAGCTTGCGCACAAAATCAGAAACCTAGTCCTCCTGCATCAACCGAATTTAAAGCAGGTGGAGCAAACATCAAGATCAGTTACAGCGCTCCTTCCGTAAAAGGAAGAGAGATCTGGGGCAAACTGGTTCCTTATGGCGAAGTGTGGCGCACAGGTGCTAACGAAGCAACCGTTTTTGAAACCGATAAGGATATTAAAGTAGAAGGTAAAACATTGCCTGCCGGTAAGTACGGACTGTTTACAGTACCGGGTAAAGATGAGTGGGTGATCGTTTTCAACAAAACATGGAAACAGTGGGGCGCATACCAATACAAAGCAACAGATGATGCTTTGCGTGTAACAGTGAAACCTGCTGCAGGGGAAATGACAGAAACACTTAAGATCGATGGTGCCACTGACGGTGTTACCATCAAATGGGAAAAATTAAGTGTACCATTTAAGATTTCACAATAA
- a CDS encoding toxin-antitoxin system YwqK family antitoxin, with protein sequence MNQLFNLSNLRIPALTVVAMFLFWMNGSAQCKDYTISVKGDTLNCTDMKDMKQGKWIVRYEEVRGEPGYEEEGEFRNGKKEGPWRVYTLMGDVLAIEYYRWGNKHGKQQYFNAMGDMIREESWLAQNPEKPTETIEVYDVNDPKKVYLVEVKLEASSVAHGFWTIYEPGTGKVLRKENFILGKLDDGTGSANGIIKKDPNDPADANTTKKETPKEKVKPKEILDYEKKNAGKKKIKVRTGQTGG encoded by the coding sequence ATGAATCAGCTATTCAACCTTTCAAACTTACGAATACCCGCCTTAACTGTTGTGGCGATGTTCCTTTTTTGGATGAACGGTTCGGCACAATGTAAAGACTATACCATTAGTGTAAAAGGCGATACCTTGAACTGTACCGACATGAAAGACATGAAACAAGGTAAATGGATAGTGCGTTACGAAGAAGTGCGTGGCGAACCCGGCTATGAAGAAGAAGGTGAATTCCGTAATGGGAAAAAAGAAGGTCCATGGCGTGTGTACACACTCATGGGCGATGTGCTGGCCATAGAATATTACCGCTGGGGAAATAAGCACGGCAAACAACAATACTTTAATGCCATGGGCGATATGATACGTGAAGAAAGCTGGCTTGCACAAAATCCGGAGAAACCTACTGAAACTATTGAAGTGTATGATGTAAACGATCCCAAAAAAGTTTACCTCGTAGAAGTAAAGCTGGAAGCTTCTTCAGTTGCACACGGTTTCTGGACCATTTATGAACCGGGTACAGGCAAAGTATTACGTAAAGAAAATTTCATACTCGGCAAGCTTGATGATGGCACAGGTTCAGCAAACGGCATCATCAAAAAAGATCCTAATGATCCTGCCGATGCCAACACAACAAAGAAGGAAACACCCAAAGAAAAAGTAAAACCCAAAGAGATACTCGATTACGAAAAAAAGAATGCCGGCAAGAAAAAGATAAAAGTGAGAACAGGGCAAACGGGGGGATGA